A part of Olleya sp. Bg11-27 genomic DNA contains:
- a CDS encoding GLPGLI family protein → MLKKILFAFLLFQSLFSYAQKDSTRIFEIEFIRMLTPQNSTKTITSNYKLKVFTEHNISVFANNNATNFSNNLINDDDDDAVFYFDPKGKNISLVYKNYSKNKLLSKGSIAFKDFTIKDSLTIFNWNITEETKKNLGFNCQLAETTFRGRNYRAWFSSELPIGGPWKYDGLPGMILQIETQEPFISFKASQIKSHKIKLHNTKNPFENDKFVTWQQFKDLYKKKAIALSKYTTESDFTTSVISPRMGIERYIEENDKDYTADKDFEKLRESQNEN, encoded by the coding sequence ATGTTAAAAAAAATACTATTTGCATTTTTACTATTCCAATCTTTATTTAGCTATGCTCAAAAAGATTCTACACGGATCTTTGAAATAGAATTTATTAGAATGCTGACCCCTCAAAATTCTACAAAAACAATTACTTCAAATTATAAACTAAAAGTTTTCACAGAGCATAACATTTCAGTTTTCGCAAATAACAATGCAACTAATTTTTCAAACAACTTAATAAACGATGATGATGATGATGCTGTTTTTTACTTCGACCCAAAAGGTAAAAACATAAGTTTAGTTTATAAAAATTATTCTAAAAACAAGCTTTTATCAAAGGGAAGTATCGCATTTAAAGATTTTACAATAAAAGACTCCCTGACAATTTTTAACTGGAATATAACCGAAGAAACTAAAAAAAATCTGGGCTTCAATTGTCAATTAGCAGAAACAACCTTTAGAGGAAGAAACTATAGAGCTTGGTTTAGCTCAGAATTACCAATTGGAGGACCATGGAAATATGACGGCTTACCAGGAATGATTTTACAGATAGAAACACAAGAGCCTTTTATTAGCTTTAAAGCATCACAAATCAAAAGCCATAAAATAAAATTACATAACACAAAAAACCCTTTTGAAAACGATAAGTTTGTAACCTGGCAACAATTTAAAGATTTATATAAAAAAAAGGCCATAGCGCTTAGTAAATACACTACTGAATCTGACTTCACAACTAGCGTCATATCACCGCGTATGGGGATAGAACGTTACATTGAGGAAAACGACAAAGATTACACAGCTGATAAAGATTTTGAAAAACTACGCGAGTCTCAAAATGAAAATTAA
- a CDS encoding acyl carrier protein, whose product MSDIASRVKAIIVDKLGVDENEVVTEASFTNDLGADSLDTVELIMEFEKEFDIQIPDDQAENIATVGQAVSYIEAAK is encoded by the coding sequence ATGTCAGACATTGCATCAAGAGTAAAAGCGATTATCGTAGACAAATTAGGTGTTGATGAAAACGAAGTTGTAACTGAAGCTAGCTTCACGAACGACTTAGGAGCAGATTCATTAGATACTGTAGAATTAATCATGGAATTTGAAAAAGAATTCGATATCCAGATTCCAGATGACCAAGCAGAGAACATTGCAACAGTAGGTCAGGCTGTATCTTATATTGAAGCTGCTAAATAA
- the rnc gene encoding ribonuclease III: protein MKRIRNIFNSQSNQDGNFFMAISKILKFKPKTLRYYQTAFTHRSMNIKDEKGNIINYERLEFLGDAMLSSVIANHLYLEVPGGDEGYLTKMRSKIVSREHLNELGKDLGLINLVESKIPKGQFGDNIHGNLFEALIGAIYLDKGYKYVEKFIQKRVIGPYVDIETLEGKVISYKSLLIEWCQKEKKIFDYNVYEDTGNDDVKHFSVKLSIDKKVIAKARATSKKKAEEKASKRAFFALQSQISKAGFI, encoded by the coding sequence ATGAAAAGAATTCGTAACATATTTAATTCCCAATCTAATCAAGATGGGAATTTTTTTATGGCTATTTCTAAAATTTTAAAATTTAAGCCTAAAACTTTAAGGTATTACCAGACCGCCTTTACGCATCGTTCAATGAACATCAAAGATGAAAAAGGGAACATCATTAATTACGAACGCTTAGAATTTTTAGGCGATGCAATGCTTAGTTCAGTCATCGCAAATCATCTTTATTTGGAAGTTCCAGGAGGAGATGAAGGCTATTTAACTAAAATGCGCTCTAAAATTGTAAGTAGAGAGCATTTAAACGAATTAGGAAAAGACTTAGGTCTAATTAATTTAGTAGAAAGCAAAATACCTAAAGGACAATTTGGAGATAATATCCATGGTAATTTATTTGAAGCGCTTATTGGAGCCATTTATTTAGATAAAGGTTATAAATATGTTGAAAAATTTATACAAAAACGCGTTATCGGTCCTTACGTTGATATCGAAACTCTAGAAGGTAAGGTCATTAGTTATAAAAGTTTATTAATAGAATGGTGTCAAAAAGAAAAAAAGATTTTTGATTACAATGTCTATGAGGATACTGGTAATGATGATGTCAAACATTTTTCTGTCAAATTATCTATTGATAAAAAAGTCATAGCTAAAGCTAGAGCCACTTCTAAAAAGAAAGCAGAAGAAAAAGCGTCTAAACGTGCTTTTTTTGCACTACAATCTCAAATCTCTAAGGCTGGGTTTATTTAA
- a CDS encoding helix-turn-helix transcriptional regulator — translation MNTVIGERIRRLRLDKGKTQEDLAEVLKISQSAYARIEGGNSNSWATHLLAIGQYFEIKPEDIIKQDNIKVDTINTNNGALYNSGTINQLSEKLIEQFEIRLLEQNVLINELKAKIGQLES, via the coding sequence ATGAATACAGTTATTGGTGAAAGAATTAGACGTCTAAGATTGGACAAAGGTAAGACGCAAGAGGATTTAGCAGAGGTTTTAAAAATATCTCAGTCTGCTTATGCCAGAATTGAAGGTGGTAATAGTAACTCTTGGGCAACGCATTTATTGGCTATTGGCCAATATTTTGAAATAAAACCCGAAGACATCATAAAGCAAGACAATATAAAAGTAGATACCATAAACACTAATAATGGTGCATTATACAATAGCGGTACAATTAACCAGCTATCTGAAAAGCTAATTGAACAGTTTGAGATCAGGTTGCTGGAACAAAATGTTTTAATAAATGAGCTTAAAGCAAAAATTGGACAATTAGAAAGTTAA
- a CDS encoding IPExxxVDY family protein, with amino-acid sequence MAVRKLSLDDFLEEEYYALIGIHCVIEDYRLAFLINQTLDISLKRAKEDVTDPSLNTSYAIFEWFDEKQLTTYHLVANSCKVQYNNVQQQSNSLFGEDTSGVTNFYLLPEFKKVNYILKVETEFLNKEKIILNNILKIPQVSTAYSIDVEGLKSKENLIFN; translated from the coding sequence ATGGCTGTTCGAAAACTCTCTTTAGATGACTTTTTAGAAGAAGAGTATTACGCATTAATAGGAATTCACTGCGTAATAGAAGATTATAGATTAGCTTTTTTAATTAATCAAACATTGGATATTTCTCTTAAAAGAGCAAAGGAAGATGTTACCGATCCAAGCTTAAATACTAGTTATGCTATTTTTGAGTGGTTTGATGAAAAGCAATTAACGACTTACCATTTAGTAGCTAATAGCTGTAAAGTACAATATAATAATGTACAACAACAGTCAAATTCGTTATTTGGAGAAGACACATCGGGAGTGACTAATTTTTATTTGTTACCAGAATTTAAGAAGGTAAATTATATTCTTAAAGTTGAGACCGAGTTTCTAAATAAAGAAAAAATCATTTTAAATAATATTCTCAAGATTCCTCAAGTGTCTACCGCTTACAGTATAGATGTAGAGGGCTTAAAATCTAAAGAGAACTTAATATTCAACTAA
- a CDS encoding phosphoribosylglycinamide formyltransferase, translating into MKRVVIFASGSGSNAENLIRFFQNRDNASVIQVLTNNPHAKVLERCKKLKVSALSFNKTALTDTDDVLNILKSNQPDLIVLAGFLWKFPEKILKAFPNKVINVHPALLPKFGGKGMYGMHVHESVVANKENETGITIHYVNEHYDEGAIIFQAKCEVLASDTALDVAEKIHELEMEHFPLIVDKLLN; encoded by the coding sequence ATGAAACGTGTAGTAATTTTTGCGTCCGGTAGCGGAAGTAATGCTGAAAATTTAATAAGGTTTTTTCAAAATAGAGACAATGCGTCTGTTATTCAGGTATTAACTAACAATCCCCATGCCAAAGTGCTAGAGCGTTGTAAAAAACTAAAAGTTAGTGCCTTATCCTTCAACAAAACAGCACTAACTGATACTGATGACGTCCTAAACATTCTTAAATCAAACCAACCAGATCTAATTGTTCTTGCTGGTTTTTTATGGAAATTTCCTGAAAAGATATTAAAAGCGTTCCCTAACAAAGTTATAAATGTGCATCCTGCTTTATTACCAAAATTTGGAGGAAAGGGCATGTACGGCATGCACGTACACGAGTCTGTTGTCGCTAATAAAGAAAATGAAACAGGTATAACAATTCATTATGTAAACGAACATTATGATGAAGGCGCCATCATTTTTCAAGCAAAATGTGAGGTTTTAGCTTCAGATACCGCCTTGGACGTCGCAGAAAAGATTCATGAATTGGAAATGGAGCACTTCCCATTAATAGTCGATAAATTATTAAATTAG
- the fabF gene encoding beta-ketoacyl-ACP synthase II has protein sequence MELKRVVVTGLGALTPIGNTIDEYWTGLISGKSGAAPITYFDAEKFKTNFACELKNFVATDFLDRKEARKMDRFTQYAMVASDEAIADSKLDLDTVNKLRVGVIWGAGIGGLETFQNEVLNFAAGDGTPRFNPFFIPKMIADIAPGNISIKNGFMGPNYTTVSACASSANAMIDALNYIRLGQCDVIVTGGSEAAVTIAGMGGFNAMHALSTRNESPQTASRPFDVTRDGFVLGEGAGAIVLEEYEHAKARGAKIYAEVLGGGMSSDAYHMTAPHPEGIGVIAVMKNCLENAGLKPEDVDHINTHGTSTPLGDVAELKAIKEVFGDHAKNININSTKSMTGHLLGAAGAIESIAAILAMQHSIVPPTINHTTADPNIDSELNLTLNTPQKREINVAMSNTFGFGGHNACVLFKKLD, from the coding sequence ATGGAACTTAAGCGAGTAGTAGTTACAGGATTAGGAGCGTTGACACCAATTGGAAACACTATAGATGAGTATTGGACTGGTCTAATTAGTGGTAAAAGTGGTGCAGCACCTATTACATATTTTGATGCTGAAAAGTTCAAGACAAACTTTGCTTGCGAGTTAAAAAACTTCGTGGCTACTGATTTTCTTGACAGAAAAGAGGCCCGAAAAATGGACAGGTTTACGCAGTACGCAATGGTCGCATCTGATGAGGCTATTGCGGACTCTAAACTAGATTTAGATACCGTTAACAAACTTAGAGTTGGCGTTATCTGGGGAGCAGGTATTGGTGGACTAGAAACATTTCAAAACGAAGTTTTAAACTTCGCTGCGGGTGATGGTACACCGAGATTTAATCCCTTTTTTATTCCTAAAATGATTGCAGACATTGCACCCGGAAACATTTCTATAAAGAATGGTTTTATGGGTCCAAATTACACAACAGTATCTGCTTGTGCATCTTCTGCTAATGCAATGATTGATGCCTTAAACTATATCCGTTTAGGACAGTGTGATGTTATTGTAACAGGAGGTAGTGAAGCTGCGGTTACTATTGCAGGAATGGGAGGATTTAATGCTATGCATGCTTTGTCAACTAGAAACGAAAGCCCACAAACGGCATCAAGACCTTTTGATGTAACTCGTGATGGTTTTGTTTTAGGAGAGGGAGCAGGAGCAATTGTTCTAGAAGAATATGAGCACGCAAAAGCAAGAGGAGCAAAAATATATGCAGAGGTTTTAGGAGGCGGAATGTCTTCTGATGCTTATCATATGACAGCACCACATCCGGAAGGAATTGGGGTGATAGCAGTTATGAAAAACTGTTTAGAAAATGCTGGTTTAAAACCAGAAGATGTAGATCACATCAATACACACGGGACATCTACACCATTAGGTGATGTTGCCGAGTTAAAAGCAATCAAAGAAGTTTTTGGCGATCATGCTAAAAACATCAATATAAATTCTACTAAGTCAATGACTGGTCACTTGTTAGGTGCTGCCGGAGCTATTGAGTCTATTGCTGCCATTTTAGCAATGCAACATAGTATCGTGCCACCAACAATAAATCATACGACAGCAGATCCGAATATAGATTCTGAATTAAACTTAACACTTAATACACCACAAAAAAGAGAGATTAACGTTGCTATGAGCAATACTTTTGGATTTGGAGGTCACAATGCTTGTGTATTGTTTAAAAAACTAGATTAA
- a CDS encoding viroplasmin family protein, which produces MGKKKKKYYTVWQGHHKGVFESWNDCKAQIKDYQGAQYKSFATFDAAKEALKGNYFDYIGKKKGFTSELSHEQLKKIGRPNYNSISVDAASSGNPGIMEYRGVETKSKKQLFKQGPFAEGTNNIGEFLALVHGLSFLKKHNSDLLIYTDSKTAMSWVRKKTCNSKLERNAKNKPVYDLVDRAVNWLKENDYKTTIVKWETKAWGEIPADFGRK; this is translated from the coding sequence ATGGGTAAAAAAAAGAAAAAATACTACACCGTTTGGCAAGGACACCACAAAGGCGTTTTTGAATCTTGGAATGATTGCAAAGCGCAAATCAAAGATTATCAAGGTGCCCAATACAAATCATTTGCCACCTTTGATGCTGCCAAAGAAGCTTTAAAAGGCAACTACTTTGACTATATTGGAAAAAAGAAAGGATTTACCAGCGAGTTAAGCCATGAACAACTTAAAAAAATTGGTCGTCCTAATTACAATTCTATATCCGTGGATGCAGCCTCTTCCGGTAATCCTGGAATAATGGAATATCGTGGTGTAGAAACAAAATCTAAAAAACAACTATTTAAACAAGGCCCTTTTGCTGAAGGCACCAATAATATTGGCGAATTTTTGGCTTTAGTGCATGGTTTAAGCTTTTTAAAAAAACACAATAGCGACTTACTTATCTACACAGACTCTAAAACTGCTATGAGTTGGGTCCGCAAAAAAACATGTAATTCTAAACTAGAACGTAACGCAAAAAACAAACCGGTCTACGATTTGGTTGACCGTGCCGTTAATTGGTTAAAAGAAAACGATTATAAAACCACTATCGTTAAATGGGAAACCAAAGCTTGGGGAGAAATACCTGCAGATTTTGGTCGTAAATAA